The Pelecanus crispus isolate bPelCri1 chromosome 16, bPelCri1.pri, whole genome shotgun sequence sequence AGTCTAACGTCAGGTTTGCAGGTGGGGAAACcgaggcagggggaagggaagcGGCGTGTGACCGAGGCTGCGCCGGGGCTGCGGTTGGGGAAGTGGTTGGGATCCGTTCCTTGCGGCAGGCGCTTCCTAAGGGAAACCCCAGCCCTTGAGAGCGGCCGCAGCGGGTTTGGAGCCTGGAGGGTGCCTGGAGAGTGGTGGGTGGCGTTGGAAAACGCTCGTCCCAAAGGTCCCAAGGGACCCAAAGGGCCCAAGGGTCCCAAGGGACCCAAAGGTAGCGGCTCAGCCCCCATCCCTCCTCGAGCAGACGCTGAGCAGAGGGCGAGCGCTGCTGGCTGCTCTCGCCCACCTCGGCTTCTCATCGGCTCGCGGCTGCACCAGGGCAGCTCCCGGCTGCGGAGCTCGTGCTTGCCCGGTGCCAACGGCTTCATCCGAGGGGCTCGAGCCCTCGTGCAAGCGTCTGTTCATCAGCCAAGGCAGAAAAATCCCATGTGCACACGCGTACACGAGAGGAAGCGTGTGCTACGGTCATGGATGTGCTACGGTCATGGCACACCCCAGCTCTTGCCGAATGCAAGCGGCCATGCCGGCGTCCCGCTCCGCGACGAGCGCTGCTGGGCGCGAGGAGGGGAGGGTGGAATCGGTGGGGCACTGCCACGCGCTCGCCCGAGGGAgcctgggcagagcaggggagcaAAACTCCAGCCAGAAGGGGAACGAGGGACggctgctgctctctgggagCTCGTTAATGGTCTTAATGACTAATCGCCTGCTTCTCCCTGTTTGCATCCCGTCTGTAATTGATAAATCCACGAGTTCAGCGATGCTGGAGCCAAGCCTGCGGCTCCCATCGTGTCTCAGCCCGACCGTGCCCCTGCGAAGCTCCTTCCCCTGACAGCAACAGGCAGTGAAGCCCCCTGCCTTGCCCCACTCCTCCGTTCCCGGCCATAACTTATCCTCTACATTTTTGTCTGTCtctcttgaaaaagaaatatttttccaggcaCTGCCTCCATCCATTATCATAAAGTGGCTTCACTTGGCCTGGAGTTAATAATTCACCTTTCCTTGGAAGATGGAtgctcccatcccactggagttTAAATATTcatggggaagggaaggcagcaaCCGCTGCGCCGTGTGGGAAGTCTGGCAGCCGCGTCGCAGCCTCTGCCGCCGGCGaacgccccggccccccggccccccagcacGTCTGTGGGGCCCCTCCAGGCACCGTCTGCTGCCAGGGCGTCACGGcggagcccagcagcagcccggcGTGGTCTGCCGGGCTGGGGCCGCATCCAGCCCCCGTGGCAGGCAGCCATCTCGGGGTGGAGCAGAGGCACGCCCCGAGCAGCACGTAGGGATGCTGCAGCCGCGGTTCTGAGAAGGAGACGCGCGGGAGGAGCTTTGCCGGTTGTGATTTTGCCTGGACACTTTCAGCGGGGGCGGATGGGGCTGTTCCCAAGCCCCATGgtcctctcctgctccccagccggGCGGGCTGGGGACGCACCGAGCCCTCTGCCCACCGGCGGGTCTCTCCTGGCCGTCGGGGGCTGCCCGGGTCCCCGAGGGCGCTGGTGGGTTCACCCCGGGACCCGGCTGCACCGGGGGTCCTGCACCCCTTCCCTCACCGCACCCTGCACCAGCCCCTGCCCCCAAGGGTGGGGAAAAATGGTCCTGATGGGTTGTGCCCCCTGAATCTCATGGCTTCCTAAGCGCCTCGGGGGACCACCCACCCCCATGGGGCTGCTCTGGGTGGGAGCACGGTGCCACGGCCGGTGCCACCGCGCAGCGTTGCTGGCCTTGACGCGTCCCCTGGCTTCCCCCCACAGCTGATCCCACCCAGCGGAGCCGGGGCCGGCGAGCGCGCGAGCGGCTGACCATGTTCAACGGGGATGCCAGCTCCTCGGCGGCCAGGAATGTCATCCGCAGCTCCAGCATCAGCGGCGAGATGTACAACATCGAGAAGAGCGCGCGGGGCAGCGCCGACTCCGTCACCATCACCGCCAGCAAGAAGAGGCGCTCCAGCCTGGGCGCCAAGATGGTGGCCATCGTGGGGCTGTCCCAGTGGAGCAAGAGCACGCTGCAGCTCAACCAGACCGGTgagctgccccggccccccggcgctgccggccccCCGGCTCAGCCCTCTGCTTTTAGGAGAGGTGCACGCTCCCGGCTGCCCAAAGCAATGCTCTAGCCGCCTGTGTCTGACGAAGACACTGAAAAAAGGCGGTTGTGAATCCCACCCCCCCGTCCCCGGCACACCGGCACTCCTCCAGGTGCCAAAACCGTTTGCAAACCTGAGTTGGGGACGGTGCCGGAGCTCTGCCAGCGCGGGGGGTCTGGGCTCAGCGTCCCCCCAGCAGCGGCTGGTcccggctgcggggctgcgcgcagggagggagggaactCGGAGAAAGGACTTGTCAAGCGGTCTGGCTCtgggaaatatttaaatgcttaaaatagCTTTCTAAAGGGCGGGGGAAGCAAAAAGCTCATTTTAGTGCAGCTTTTTCTCTAgttattgctttttttattctggTTCTTGGTGGCATTTCATGATTCAGGAAATGTCCTATAAAGAATGGAGTTAACTTGGAGCCCTCCAGCCCTGCACATGCGGGGTGTTTCTCAAGGGGTGTAATTATCCccaaaagccaagcaaaaagtGCCGGAGCTGGGCAGAACCGCACCTGGGGATGGCAGGACCGGGACCCTCCGGGCTGCCGGTGCCCAGGTGAGCAGCACCCGCTCCGGGGGGGCTGCCAGGATCAGGCAAACGCTTCCACGGGGGCAGCCCCGAATTAGGAAGCTAAACCTGACCCCCCCAGGAGCAGCCGCGGCGCGGTGCCGACACACACATGCTCACAcggcaggagcggggctgccggcgATGCCAGGGCTGCCGGCGATGCTGGGGTGGATGCTCGGGCCATGCTCCTCCTCCCGCCATCTGCCACCCCGGCGGGGCTGGGATAAGCACGCGGAGGAAGGGAGACTTTGCCCATCAGTCAGCGCTGGGGCTGTGCCCGCTTGCAGCACTGGGGGTGCCCATGGGGCGCCCgtcccctgcagctgggggacACGGGCACGTGTCGACGGGGCCCTGGGgattttggaggctgggaagtggctctgcagcagcacaggccagGCGGCGGGCACGTATGGGCATGTGTGAGCTGAGCCTGCCAGGTCTCGGCACGCTGGGGAGGTGACTGAGGCGCAGGTAGGCTCGCAGCCGTGCAAAGGCACGATGGCGTCGGTGCTGAGCGACGGCTGCGGGGAGACGGGGCTGGGACACGGGGAGCGCAGGCAGCCCATGGCTCTGCGGCACGGCGTGAGTGGCACCGGGACGTGTGCCCCGGCGGGGTCCCGCAGGGTTTCATCCCCAGGGAAAGGTTGCGTAAATGACGATGGATAACGTACcgaaggtggggagcagcacgCGGGGAGGCTCCGGCTGTGCCTGGCACCCCGGTTCTTCTGTCTGGTTTGACGCCCGTCCCGCACGAGGGTCCAGGGGCAGCGAGCGCTTCCCGGGCTCACCCTCCATCTCGGCTTCCAGAGGGCGGCCCCAAAAAGCTGCGCAGCAACATCCGGAGGAGCACGGAGACCGGCATCGCGGTGGAGATGAGGACCAGGGTCACCCGGCAAGGCAGCCGGGAGTCCACCGACGGCAGCACCAACAGCAACAGCTCCGACGGCACGTAAGGCGCCGCGGGGCGGCACGGGGGGACGGGAGCCGGGGATGGGAACCCTCCCTGTGCTCCCGGGGGATCTCGCTTGAGAGCCGGCAGCCCGATGCTCCACGAAAGCCCTTTGCTCTCCCCGGCGCAGGTTCATCTTCCCCACGACCCGGCTGGGCGCCGAGAGCCAGTTCAGCGACTTCCTCGACGGGCTGGGGCCGGGCCAGCTGGTGGGGCGGCAGACGCTGGCCACCCCGCCGATGGGTGAGTGCCGGCGCGCGGAGCGGGGTGCCGTCTCCAGCCCCGCAGAGCAAGGGCTGCGTCTTGCCTGGTGCGGGGCTGGGCAGCGCAAGAGGATGCTCCAGCgagagggaaggggctgccggcggggggAAAAGTGGCCGCGTGCTCCTCCGCAGGGCACCGGCTCCGGGGGACGGGCTCGATCCCGGCAGCGTCCCTTGGTGCTGAGCGCGTGCTGGGTTGGTGCATGGCTTGCGGATGCTCTGGccttcccctgctgctcccGCTGCCAGCTCCGCAAGGGAGGGAACGTCCCgtgcagggctgagggcaggaCACCCGCGgggcaagcagcagctctgcctttttCCCCCGAGATCtcttctgcccctctgctgcgcATCAGCCCCTCCGAGCCTCCCTCCGCAGAGGGGACCCAACAAAACCaggttttgttccatttttcccttctaaatCCACGATGGCTGTAGAAAGTCGTGCCCTAAGTCTGAATTTCCAGCCAGCAGCGGCGTGCCCCTGGCTGCTCCCGGGGCACACCGAGGTGTCTGCCCTGCGTCCTGCTGCGAGGCCGGAGCTGCCGGGAATGGGGGGAGCTGCCCCGGGGGGCCACAGCAGCCAGGgtcccacagcagccagggTCCCACGTTCTGCCCCCCGCGGCCCCACAGCACAGGGACCAGGTCCTGCTGGCCccggtgggagggaaggggaaggaaggggggcaGCTGGACCCCTCTGGGTTTTCCCACCGTCCCCTGGAGGGGACACCACCACTTCCCGTGGGACAAGGTCCCACAGTGCCCGCGGCACGCCGAATCCCTACAGCTCCTGCCTTGCCCCCGCCGCGGCATCGGCTCCTTCCTCTCCCGCTGGCCGGTTCCTCGCGCAGCCCCTGGCACCGGCCCTGACTTGCTGTTGAAATACCAAGTGTGTTTTGAGAACATCCAGGTTCATCTCCTATTAAACCCCGCTGGGACGTCAGCTCGCCCCTTCCCCGTCCCCAATTCCACCCCCGGGGGCCACAAGGCAGTGAGCAACGGGGACCCGCCAGCCAAGGGACATACGTACGTACGAGCGGGACAGCGTAAGTGGAGAACAACTTCACGCCGAGCTCAAGAGGCGCCTGGccacgtttttttttttttttctgcagatgcCCCTCcgcagggagcagggaaggaccCCAGTGAAGTGCCCCAGGGAGATgggggctggtgggtgctggCCCCGGTGGGGTGCTCAGCTACcgacccctcctgccccagacTCTCCGGCTCTTGCCGGGGTCTCGCCTGCCCCCCGCTGAGGGTAGCGCCTGGCCAAGGCGCAGCCCTGGTTAATCCCAGCCCCTTTTCCCATcacgaggggaaaaaaaaaaatccccctgcAAGGCTGCCGTGGGAtggagctggcagggagggtggggaggaggtggctgTCACCAGGTTCTCTCCTCGCTGCTCAAATCCAAGCGTCTTCAGATCAGCTCGGCTTTGTCCTTCCTCCAAATTCACGATACATCACGCAGCCGGTGGCGGGATGCTCGGCGCGCTGGAGCGCTGGGTGCTGAGGACGGGGAGCAGGCGGCCGTGCAGGGGTGCCGAGGCGGCCGGTCCCAGAGATGACATCTCCCGCCTGCTTTTTGGCAGCACCAAAAGGGAGAGCGGGCGGGGACCAGcccagcccggggctgcggccgtCCCCGGTGGGAGGTGGCCATCGGGGAGGGTGCTGAGCACATCTCGTCCCTTCGCCTAGGTGATGTCCACGTCGGCATGGCTGACCGGAACGGGCAGCTGGAGGTGGACGTGATCCAGGCAAGGGGACTTATCCCGAAGATGGGCTCCAAGTCCATCCCTGGTAGGTggctggagagggagggggTCGGGGACAGAGGGGGAGCGATGGGGACGGGCGCTGTGCCGGGACCGTCGCAGGAGCCTGCTCCGAGTCAGTGTTTCTCGCCCGTTTTTCAACACAGCCACCTACGTGAAAGTTTACCTGTTGGAGAACGGCGTCTGCTTGGCCAAGAAGAAGACCAAGATGGCGAAGAAAACGTGCGACCCGTCATaccagcagcctctgctcttTGAGGAGAGCCCCCAGGGCAAAGTCCTGCAGGTGACGCACTCCCCGCACAGGTACCTGCAGACGGGAGGGAATAGGGGAGCGAGGACAGGGCACGGAAACCCCGTGTCCTCACTGCTGTCCTTCAGCCCGCAGCCTCCCCACCCCGAGCACGGCGGGTCCTTCCCGGCCGGGCACGTTGAATTTGCTGAATTTTCCCCAAAACGCCCACCCGGCGAGCGGGGCAGCTCCCCTAACGCCGCCTCTGCCCCGCAGGTGATCGTCTGGGGAGATTACGGGCGCATGGACCACAAGTGCTTCATGGGGATGGCCCAGATCGTCTTGGAGGAGCTCGATCTCTCCAGCGTGGTCGCGGGCTGGTACAAACTCTTCCCCACCTCCTCGCTGGCCGACTCCAGCATCGGACCTCTGACGCGCCGCCTCTCCCAGTCCTCCCTGGAGAGCTccaccagcccctcctgcccgtAGGCGGCAGGTTGGCGGgagaggccgggaggggaaaggagacgTCCTGACCTACCAAAACTGTTAGCGGATAGCTGTAAATATCCTGAATatcctgtcctttttttttttcttttcccctttcctttttttttttttttgtttttaaatcttcttcccaaaacaaacccactcTCGACACACTCCTCCCCGAGCACGCATCTCAGCGCGCAGAGGAGGACATTGGAGAGGGAGCGAGGGCCGGGTGTTTtgaggcagggggaaggagaagcaaaagaaaaaaaacaccccccacCATGAGGCAGACCGAGGGCCACGACTGCCGACCGAGACCGTCACCGCACCTCGTCCCGTCACCCCGTCGGAAAGGAATGGAGGCGACGCGGCTCTCCTGACCGCCCCAAGAGCATCAGGTCTGATTCATTCAGCGCCGCTGCAAGCAGCATGCTGACgaggtttcttttccttctatttcATTTCCTTGCCTCTGAGGAAAAGGTagcttttcaatgaaaaaaaacctcagacaAAATCCAACTCGgcgctatttttttttttttccaaggaatgTAGCATCTTCTATTATGTAGCTTGCCACGTGCTAGCAACACACTCACTCTCTGCAATATCTAAGAGACTCCGGATCAACCGGAAACATCTGCCAGTCACTTCTCGTTTGTTCGTTCTCTGACACAAATCCTGCAACACTGAGCAAGCACTTCTGGtggccatttttctttttttttttttttttttttttaaatttttttttcagtagcatgTAGCCTGTGACCAGTGACATTGCCAAAGCGAGAGAGAATGGAAAAAGGTGCACTGACCTCACCTACACGTACGCTGGTCTTATCCTCGTGTTTCACCACTGACCGTGGTCTTGTACAGCCAAAGCAAGACCCAAAATATAAACTCTGTGATGCCTCACGTGAAAATTCGAGTCAGGAGAAGGTGACTGATGGAGCAGGAGTACCGTGATGCTGGTTGATTGTCTGGctcccagccccttcctcccacGAGGGCCAGCTCGAGGTCCGGGATGCTCTCCTCGGGTCCGGGACGCTCTCCTCGATACTTGAATTTTGAGTAGGAGCAGAGGGTTTGCCGGACCCCGCGGCAGGATGCACCTTTCTCTAACTCTAGACTTGTTGGTACACTACAGGGGAACATCTCAACAGCATCTTCTGCTGATCTGGAATTAGGGTGACTGAGAGGGTACGAACAAAGGACTAGATGCTTTGAATTTATTATCAGGAtgagtgttttggtttttttgtttgtatgttttgtttgtttgtttttaaagcagcattttggtTCCCCCTGAGGGACCAGTTCTTGTAGCAAAACCGAGAATTACGGAAGCTTTTTTTGAAGGTGCCTAATGAAATTTGCTGAAAATACTCAGGGGAGACACCACTAGAAACTCTGGTTTCTTCGTAAAATATACTTAACACAATGACTGTCCTGAAGGATCAGTTtccaaaagagagagagaaaaaaaaaaacccaacacaccaaaAGATGAGCAGTCTTGAGACTGGAAGAGGACAAAAGGTTAATGGGGAATTTTTACCGACGA is a genomic window containing:
- the RIMS3 gene encoding regulating synaptic membrane exocytosis protein 3: MFNGDASSSAARNVIRSSSISGEMYNIEKSARGSADSVTITASKKRRSSLGAKMVAIVGLSQWSKSTLQLNQTEGGPKKLRSNIRRSTETGIAVEMRTRVTRQGSRESTDGSTNSNSSDGTFIFPTTRLGAESQFSDFLDGLGPGQLVGRQTLATPPMGDVHVGMADRNGQLEVDVIQARGLIPKMGSKSIPATYVKVYLLENGVCLAKKKTKMAKKTCDPSYQQPLLFEESPQGKVLQVIVWGDYGRMDHKCFMGMAQIVLEELDLSSVVAGWYKLFPTSSLADSSIGPLTRRLSQSSLESSTSPSCP